Proteins from a single region of Lates calcarifer isolate ASB-BC8 linkage group LG19, TLL_Latcal_v3, whole genome shotgun sequence:
- the LOC108901628 gene encoding E3 ubiquitin-protein ligase TRIM35-like isoform X2, whose translation MMASRSVENLHCPVCNEIFQDPVLLSCGHSFCRACWHQCWTRGAFNCPVCKARSSLYNPPQNLALRNPCKNILREKTRRSSAGSAALCSLHSEELKLFCLDHQQPVCVVCLHSETHKNHSFRPIDEAAWDYRAILRELLKPLQEKLKLFIDIKGNSDQKEKYIEVQAQDTEKQIKDVFSMLQTFLQNEEQRRIAALRMEKQQKTQMIKNKSEALRREIQTLSDTVRATEKVLRAEDVSFLQRYKTAAETVQYFPLNDLQPTPGVQIDMDKHLNNLHFNILDRMKMEVTNTLGPQTADPEPIVTALGHSLASNLRLDGSGGISYPTPSTEIIQYTHNHIEMQTMSNPSIQPAQPLSVSPIQPAQPFSVSPIQAVQPLSVSPIQPAQPFSVSQIQAVQPLSVSPFRQTTIHTQLTCMSLDCGRKPETQREPMQAQGAHRKGPRIRVQTRNPLSVT comes from the exons ATGATGGCTTCTCGGTCGGTGGAGAATCTACACTGTCCTGTCTGCAATGAAATCTTTCAAGATCCTGTCCTCTTGTCATGTGGCCACAGTTTTTGTAGAGCCTGTTGGCATCAGTGTTGGACACGAGGAGCGTTTAACTGCCCAGTCTGTAAGGCAAGATCTTCATTATACAATCCACCTCAAAACTTGGCACTGAGGAATCCGTGTAAGAACATTTTAAGGGAGAAAACTAGGAGATCTTCAGCAggctctgcagctctctgcagtctgcactctgaggaactcaaactcttctgtctggaccatcagcagccagtgtgtgtcgtCTGTCtacattcagaaacacacaagaaCCACAGCTTCAGACCCATTGATGAAGCTGCTTGGGATTACAGAGCAATACTTCGGGAACTCCTGAAACCCCTACAGGAGAAACTGAAGCTCTTCATTGACATTAAAGGAAACTCtgatcaaaaagaaaaatatattgaaGTTCAGGCacaagacacagagaaacagattaaGGATGTTTTCTCGATGCTTCAGACATTTCTCCAAAATGAAGAGCAGAGAAGAATTGCTGCACTGAGGAtggaaaagcagcagaagaCTCAGATGATAAAGAACAAGAGTGAGGCTCTAAGAAGAGAGATACAAACTCtttcagacacagtcagagctacagagaaggTGCTGAGAGCCGAAGACGTCTCATTCCTGCAGAGGTACAagactgcagctgaaacagtcCAATATTTCCCATTGAATGATCTGCAGCCGACACCAGGAGTTCAGATAGACATGGACAAACACCTGAACAACCTGCACTTCAACATCTTGGACAGAATGAAGATGGAGGTAACCAACACTCTGGGCCCCCAGACTGCTGATCCAGAACCCATAGTCACCGCTTTGGGGCACAGTCTGGCGAGCAATCTTCGGCTAGATGGGAGTGGAGGAATCAGCTACCCCACCCCCTCAACAGAAataatacaatacacacacaaccacatcgAAATGCAGACCATGAGCAATCCGTCGATACAGCCAGCCCAACCACTCTCTGTATCTCCGATACAACCAGCCCAACCATTCTCTGTATCTCCGATACAG GCAGTGCAACCACTCTCCGTATCTCCGATACAGCCAGCCCAACCATTCTCTGTATCGCAGATACAGGCAGTGCAACCATTATCTGTATCGCCATTTAGACAGACAACTATTCATActcagttaacctgcatgtctttggactgtggaaggAAGCCAGAGACCCAGAGAGAACCAATGCAGGCTCAGGGAGCACACAGAAAAGGGCCACGAATCAGAGTTCAAACCCGGAATCCTCTCTCTGTGAcgtga
- the LOC108901628 gene encoding E3 ubiquitin-protein ligase TRIM35-like isoform X1: protein MMASRSVENLHCPVCNEIFQDPVLLSCGHSFCRACWHQCWTRGAFNCPVCKARSSLYNPPQNLALRNPCKNILREKTRRSSAGSAALCSLHSEELKLFCLDHQQPVCVVCLHSETHKNHSFRPIDEAAWDYRAILRELLKPLQEKLKLFIDIKGNSDQKEKYIEVQAQDTEKQIKDVFSMLQTFLQNEEQRRIAALRMEKQQKTQMIKNKSEALRREIQTLSDTVRATEKVLRAEDVSFLQRYKTAAETVQYFPLNDLQPTPGVQIDMDKHLNNLHFNILDRMKMEVTNTLGPQTADPEPIVTALGHSLASNLRLDGSGGISYPTPSTEIIQYTHNHIEMQTMSNPSIQPAQPLSVSPIQPAQPFSVSPIQAVQPLSVSPIQPAQPFSVSPIQPAQPFSVSQIQAVQPLSVSPFRQTTIHTQLTCMSLDCGRKPETQREPMQAQGAHRKGPRIRVQTRNPLSVT, encoded by the exons ATGATGGCTTCTCGGTCGGTGGAGAATCTACACTGTCCTGTCTGCAATGAAATCTTTCAAGATCCTGTCCTCTTGTCATGTGGCCACAGTTTTTGTAGAGCCTGTTGGCATCAGTGTTGGACACGAGGAGCGTTTAACTGCCCAGTCTGTAAGGCAAGATCTTCATTATACAATCCACCTCAAAACTTGGCACTGAGGAATCCGTGTAAGAACATTTTAAGGGAGAAAACTAGGAGATCTTCAGCAggctctgcagctctctgcagtctgcactctgaggaactcaaactcttctgtctggaccatcagcagccagtgtgtgtcgtCTGTCtacattcagaaacacacaagaaCCACAGCTTCAGACCCATTGATGAAGCTGCTTGGGATTACAGAGCAATACTTCGGGAACTCCTGAAACCCCTACAGGAGAAACTGAAGCTCTTCATTGACATTAAAGGAAACTCtgatcaaaaagaaaaatatattgaaGTTCAGGCacaagacacagagaaacagattaaGGATGTTTTCTCGATGCTTCAGACATTTCTCCAAAATGAAGAGCAGAGAAGAATTGCTGCACTGAGGAtggaaaagcagcagaagaCTCAGATGATAAAGAACAAGAGTGAGGCTCTAAGAAGAGAGATACAAACTCtttcagacacagtcagagctacagagaaggTGCTGAGAGCCGAAGACGTCTCATTCCTGCAGAGGTACAagactgcagctgaaacagtcCAATATTTCCCATTGAATGATCTGCAGCCGACACCAGGAGTTCAGATAGACATGGACAAACACCTGAACAACCTGCACTTCAACATCTTGGACAGAATGAAGATGGAGGTAACCAACACTCTGGGCCCCCAGACTGCTGATCCAGAACCCATAGTCACCGCTTTGGGGCACAGTCTGGCGAGCAATCTTCGGCTAGATGGGAGTGGAGGAATCAGCTACCCCACCCCCTCAACAGAAataatacaatacacacacaaccacatcgAAATGCAGACCATGAGCAATCCGTCGATACAGCCAGCCCAACCACTCTCTGTATCTCCGATACAACCAGCCCAACCATTCTCTGTATCTCCGATACAGGCAGTGCAACCACTCTCTGTATCTCCGATACAACCAGCCCAACCATTCTCTGTATCTCCGATACAG CCAGCCCAACCATTCTCTGTATCGCAGATACAGGCAGTGCAACCATTATCTGTATCGCCATTTAGACAGACAACTATTCATActcagttaacctgcatgtctttggactgtggaaggAAGCCAGAGACCCAGAGAGAACCAATGCAGGCTCAGGGAGCACACAGAAAAGGGCCACGAATCAGAGTTCAAACCCGGAATCCTCTCTCTGTGAcgtga